In Candidatus Eisenbacteria bacterium, the DNA window CACACACTCGGGATTCACTGCGGGGGGATCGTGATCGGTCCGGGGCGGCTCGACGACTGGGTGCCGCTCGAGCGGGCGACGAAGGGGATCGTCGTCACGCAGTACGAGATGCACGGGGTCGAAGGCGTGGGCCTGGTCAAGATCGACCTCCTGGGCAACCGCGCTCTCTCGACCATCGCGGGGACGCTCGAGACGATCGCGGCGGCGGGGGAGAGGCCGCCCGCCCTCGACCTCCTCCCCGATCCAGACGGCCCGACCGGGGAGATCCTGTCGCAGGGCGACGCGATCGGCCTCTTCCAGATCGAATCGCCCGGAATGCGCAATCTCCTGAAGATGCTCGGGACGAGGGACCTGGAGGGGACGATCGCGGCCCTCTCGCTGATCCGGCCGGGCCCCGCGGGGTCGGGCATGAAGGAGAGGTTCATCCGCCGTTTCCGGGGTCTCGAGCAGACAAGCTACCTCCACCCGAGCCTCGTCCCGCTCCTGGAGCGGACCTACGGCGTCCTTCTCTACGAGGAGGACGTGATCTGCGTCGCCAGCGCGATCGGCGGCTTCGATCGCGCCATGGGCGATCTCATGCGGCGCGCGATCGGAGGCGCGATGGCGGTGGCGGTCGATCCTTCGCTAGGCGAGCGGCCATCGCCTCGGGGGGAGCGCCGCGATGAGGACCCGTGGGCGGGAAGGACGATGCGCGAGATCGAGAATCGGTTCGTCGCGAGCGCCGTCGGCAACGGCATCGAGCCGGACGTCGCGGTCAGGGTCTGGGGCGAACTGGCCCGCTTCGGCTCGTACGCATTCTGCAAGGCGCACGCGTCGGGTTATGGCGCCCTCGCCTATCAGACCGCCTACCTGAAGGCGCACCATCCCGGCCCCTTCTACGCCGCCCTGCTCAACAACCATCAAGGGATCTACCCGCTGCGCGTCTATGTCGAGGACGCGCGGCGTCACGGGATTCGCCCGGCGCCTCCATGCGTGCACCGCTCCGCCATCGAGTGGACCTGGGACGGCGCCGAACTCCGCTGCGCGCTCGGGCTGATCCGCGGGATCTCGAGGCGCCTCCTCGGGCGGATCATCGAGGAACGGTCCCGGCGGCGCTTCGAGAGCCTCGATGACTTCCTCGCGCGAGCGGGGCCGGCGATTCCCGAAGCCGAATCGCTGATCCTCTGCGGGGCGCTCGACGACGTGGGCGCCGGGCCCCGGCCGGCGAAGCTCTGGCGCGTGCGCTGCCTGGCGCGCGACGGAGCGAGGCGTCCCGCGACCGACACGCTGAGGCTGGAGGGAACCGGCGCGAGCGGCCCGTCACCCTGGCGCGAGTTCGATCTTGCCGAGAGGGTCGAGAGCGAGCTCGCCGTGCTTGGAATCGCGATCAGCGATCATCCTGTGCGGATCCTCCGCGGCCGGGCGGAGCGCGAGGGCAAACTGCCGATGGCGACGCCCGCGGCGCAGATCGGCGGGGGGCAGCGCGCGCGCCTGATCGGCCTGCCGGCGGCGGCGCGCAGGGTGGCGACGAAGCGCGGCGATTGGATGCTCTTTCTCACGATCGAGGACGAGAGCGGGCTCGCCGAGTGCACGCTCTTCCCGGATGCCTATCGCGCCTACGGACACCTGGCGCATCAGGCGGATGGACGCCTCCTGTGGGTGGACGGCCCGGTCGAGGCGCCCTACGGCGCCCCGAGCTTGAGCGTCGAGCGCATGGGGCTGCTCGGCTGAAACGCGGCGGGGGCGCCACCCATCGCGCCCCCTCGAATGGCCCGAGGGCCCTCGGAACCTCTTCTAGCGGATCCTCAGAAGCTTGAGCTGGCGTTGCTGGCCGCTCGGGCCATGGGTCAGACGGGCGTGGTAGCAGCCGCTCGCGACCGGGTGGCCGGCGTCGTCGAGGCCGTCCCAATCCCACTGTCCGGAGGCGGGATGGGGCCCCGCGCGATCGAGGACCGTTCGCACAAGCCGCCCGGCGAGGTCATAGATGGAGAGGCGGACGGGTCCGCCGGGAGGAGAGGACCAGGAGAGCGAGACCGACGACCTGAAAGGATTGCCGGCGGCGCGCAGCGCGAGCGACGCGCGCCTCATCGTCAGAGAACCGTTCCATGGCCCCGCGAGCTCGCCCCTCTCGTCCTCGATCCAGTAGGCGTACGACGCGCCCGGGCGGACGGAGCGATCCGCGAACTCGTACTCCCCCTCGCCCTCGCCGAGGGGGCCGACCGCGTCCACCGTGAGGAGCTCGGCCGCGGCGGACGGTCTCTCCGCTGGAGCCGCGGCGACCGTCTCCTCCCGCCAGATCCTGTAGAAGGAGCCGAGGCGGTCGCGGGGCACGGCCCACCTGATGACCAGCGCTCCACCCTCCTCCGAGATCTCCCAGGACTGCAGGGCAACCGGCGTAGGCGACCCATCGTAGCGCCATCCCACTGTACGGATCCGGGCATCCCAGCTCCGCCCCTCGCGGCTGTCCGCAAAGGCGAAGCGGATCCTGTAGGCGTCCACGGCCACGTCGCCTGGGAGAGTCGCGATCGCGCCGCCGAGGGAAGTGACGCAATAGGGCGGGCCGATGGGGCTGGCCGTCGACGTGAAGCGCTGCGCCATGACCCGCGTCGAGTCCCTCGAGGTGTCCCAGTAGACCACGACGAATCGGCCGTCATGGGCCATGTCGACGCGGGGGTACTTGAGGCCCGGGGTTCCGACGGCAAGGCTGAAGGGGTAGTACTCCTCCGCCTGCGAACGCGAGTCCTTGCTGCTGGGGAGCGAGACGAGGACTCCTGCGACCCCTCCTCCCGCGAATGGATCCTGATCCCAGACGGCCACGTAGCGATCGGACTTGGCCGATACATCCGGATTCGTCTGGATCACGGGGGTGTCGTCCTCGAGGGGGCTCAGGAGCACATTGCGCTGGATCTTCCTCCCGGCGGGGCCGAGGCGCTGCGCATAGACGTCGTAGTTGCCGCGGCGATCGTCAAGCCAGACGACGACCGTCTCGCGCCCCGGTCCGGTCGAGATCGCAGGGCTCGCCTGCGAGGCTCCTTGGTAGGGGGGATCCGGCACGCGGATAGTATCGCCGACCGTGGTTCCGCCCGACTCGTAGCGCCGCACAAAGACGTCTCCATCCAGATCCTGGCAAGTGTCGAACCAGGCGAGGAAGTAGCCGCCGCCCGGGATCGGGGAGAAGGACGGCGAGCTCTGCGCGCTCCCCGAGAACTGGACGCCGTTGGCCGGAAGAAGCTCGATGTTGTTGTTCAGGGAGCCGCCGGCAGGATCGTAAGCCTGGTAGAAGAGCTTGGAGGAGCCGCCCGGCCGGATCACGGTCCACGCGGCGACGGCGTAGCCGTCATCGGTGAAGACGGCCGCCGGACGATTGCGCAGCAGGTCGCGGAGATTGGTCGCGGGCGCGCTGACCGCCCCTCCGGGCGCGTCGCTGATGCGGAAGGAGCTTCCGCTAGGTTCTCCCTCCAGGTCGAAGAACGCGCCGTAGATTCCGAGGTTTCCTGAGCGGAAGTCCTCCCAGACGAGGATGCCTCCCGATCCGGCGCTCGTCGCGATCTCCGGCAGGATCTGGCTCGCCGTCCCGGTCGCCTCCTTGATGAGTCGCGGCGCGCCGCCCGGCGCGCCCGTGGCGTCGAGCGGAAGATGATAGACGAGGTCCCCTCCCGTCCTGCCGTCGTCCCAGAGCGCCCGGCCCCCGCCCCCTTCCCTTCCAACCAGGGCGAGGTGACGCGGTATGACCACTTGCCCCGGAGGAGGCTGGGGATCGTCGACGACCACGAAGGGGAGCTCGACTTGGTCCGGAAGACGGATCTGGCGGGCATGGATCCGGGAGCGATTCCCCTCTCCGGCAAGCCATCCGACAAGGACATGGTCGGCATCGGTCGCGACGATCTCGGAGCTGCGCGGAGATATCGTCTCCGCGTGCGGGGCGATCGTGAACGGAGGCGAAGCCAGACTCAGATCGGGCAAGAGCGTAACCCCGTGAAGATTGACTTCCGATCCAAGGTACTCCGACCAGGACACGAAGAAGCCGGTAGAGACGACGGCGATCGTGGGCTCCTTCTGCGAGGCCAGGGGATTCGGATGGATCTGCTTCGCGTCGCCCGGCAATCCGCCTTCCGCTGTGATTGCGCGCGCCAGCACCTGGGGAGGCCCCGGCGATTCCTGACACCAGACCGCCGCCCATCCGGTGGCCGAAGGCGCGATGCGGCAGCCGTCCTGCACCCTCTCCGTTCCCCGGCCAAGAAGGAAGTTTCCCCCCACGCGCTGAGGCGACAGGTCGAGGACCTGGGCGTAGATGCGGCTCGACGGCGATCGCCCCTCTGTCCAGGCCACGAGCGCCCGGTCTCCGGAAACGGAGACGCGCGGCGAATGGGGGATGTCGGGACGCGACTCGTTGACCGTGATGGGGCCGGACAGGATGCCATCGACAGTCGTGACAAGGGCACGGATCCTCCACCTCTGCGATCGTTCCTCGCACCAGACGACGAGCGATCGACCGTCGCCGAGGGAGGCGAGATCGGGCGTCTCGACCGAGCTGGGGCTCATCTCCAGACGGAACAGGCCAAGGCCGTCGGTCAGAGGGATGGCCGGCGCCAGCGTGTCGTCCTCCGCATCGAAGGTCCCGACCCAGATCGAGGGGTATCCGGTGCGGTAGTCTACCCAGGCGGCGGTCCAAGAGCCATCGGAGTGCAGGGCCGCGCGAGGGTGCTGCTGGTATTCCTGGCCGGTGGTCTCCGCGTGCGCGCGCCACTCGTCGGTAGAGGAGGAGGCGGTCGGCGGCCAGAGGAGAAGGCCGGCCGCCACGATCGAAAGGGCCAACGACGTTCTTGCCGCTTGCACGGTTCCTCCGGAAGTGCTGATCCCGCACCATCGGCGGGGAACCAACCCCATCTCTTTGGCGGACCGCAGCCGTGGCTCCGATCCGGCTCGACTCAGTCTAGGCGCGTCTGGCCGCGCCTGACAAGCGACGTCTAGACGCGCCGAGCCGAGCCTGAGAGGCAGGGCGGGCGGCGATGCAGGGCGCCTCCACGATTCAGGCCGGCCGGGCGGCTGCGGCAAGCGAGAGTCGCCGCCACAAGGGGACCGCCCTATGCCGAGGGGGGATCGGATGGCCGTCGAGCGCGGATGTAGTCGTCGAGGATGCGACGATGATCGAAGCAGAGCGGATCGGGCAGGTCAGCGAGAGGGAAGAGGGCGGTCTCCGCCGCGTCGTCTCCCGCTCGAGGATCGCCGCGCCCCGAAGCGACGAAGACCGTCGTGATCGTGTGACGCCGCGGATCGCGGCGGGGATCCGAGTAGGTGTGGAACTGCTCCAGATGCTCGATCACGATCGCCGTCTCCTCCTCGATCTCCCTCCGGCATGCGTCCTCGAGCGACTCGCCCGCCTCGACGAAACCGCCCGGGAGGGCCCAGCCGATCGGCGGGTAGCGCCTGCGGACCAGCAGGACTCTCCGCCCCGGGAAGAGCAGAATCGCGTCCGCGGTGCAGCGCGGGAACCGGGAAGGAGGCAGCGGGGCGCCGCACGAGGGACAGCTCTCTGCGGTCTCCACTAGATTCCCCTGACCTCGGCTGCCTGGAGGATCTCTCCCACGCGGAAGACGGCGTAGAAGTCGAGTCCCGCCTCACGAAAGAGCTGCGGTCCTCCTTCCTCCCGGTCGACCAGCGCGAGCGCCATGACCGGGAGCGCCCCGGCCGCCCGGACCGCATCGAGCGATCGCATGAGGGATCCGCCGCGTGTCACGACATCGTCGAGGATCGCGACCCGCGCGCCCTCGGGGCAATGTCCTTCGATTTGTCGGCCGGCTCCGTGATCCTTGGGCGCCCCACGGACCAGGAATCCCTGCATCGTCTCCCCCCGCGCGCGCGCGTCGAGCATGAGCCCGGCGACCAGGGGATCGGCGCCGAGAGTCGGCCCGCCGACCGCGGCCACGCGCGCCTCCGAGATCCGGGGAGCCAGGAGAGCGCAGGCCGCCACCAGCCCGTCGGGATCGAGGGTCGTCCGTCGAAGGTCGATGTAGTAGTCGCTCCATGCGCCGCTGGCCAGTTGAAAACGACCGCGCCGGAAGGATTGGCGCAGTATGATCTCCATCAGCCGCGAGCGAGGGTCATCCGTTGGGGGCGGGGAGTTCGGCATGGGCGCAGTCTAGGCGTTGCGGGTGGCCGGCACAAGTGGCCCGGAGCAAAGAGGCGGGGGGCGCCACGGAACCCCGGCGCAGCGCCCCCTGCACGGAACGGTGGTAGGAAGCCCCCGTCCCATCTGTCTATGCCTTGACTATCCTCTGCCGTGCGGGTCGTTCTGCTCGGCCGGCTCGCTGCCGCCGCCGGAGCCGGGCTCTGCGGATCCGCCCCTGCCATCGGGAAGCTCCCCCTCGCCGATGGGGGGCGTCGTCGAAGGCGCGAAGGTGAAGCTGCAGCTCTCGCCCATCGCGCTCTCATTGCCGCTCAGGTCGACAGCGGAGACGCGCAGGGTAAAGGCGGTGCCCTGCGTTGCCGCCATCGTCATCTTGGGGCCCGCGAGCAGTCCGGCGCCCGAGACGCAGACATACGCGCTCATCCGCGCGGGATCGGGCTCATAGCGGTAGACTCGGTAGCCGGCGAGGTCCGGCTCGCTGTTCGCGTTCCAGCGGATGGCGAACTTGCCGTCCATCTGCCACATGAGCTGCGTCCCGGCCGGCGGCACGGGCGGAGCAGTGTCCATGACGACAGGATCCATGACGCTGGATCGATCGTCGGATCCGCACCCCGCGATCGACAGCACCAGGGCCATCGCCAGTCCCGCCAGGGACAAACCCGCAAGATAACGATGCTCGCGCATGAGAGGGGCCTCCTTCCAGTCTGTCTGTGGCCTGCTCCGGCCTGCCTGTCGCCGAAGCCGCACTCGCCCCGGCTGGCTGCAAGTGGCGTGCCGCGGAGGCCGCTGCTCGTGCCATCGCGACAGGCTCCGGCGCGAGGTAGAAAGAGGCCGTCGCAAGAGGGCGGTCAAAGCGGGTATCTTTCGGCAGTATCTCAGGAAACGGATTCTCGGGAGGCGGCGTTTGCTGAAGCGGCACGGACGGTCGAGGCGGTTCCTGCAAGAGGAGAGTGCAAAACCCGAGCCTCCCTCGAGGCCTCAGGCGCAGAATGCAATCGCGGGGCCATCGATTTGCACTTGGCAATGCGCACCGCTGATGGCGGCCCTCGCCGTCGGATGCGGGGTGGCCGGCGCCTCCCCAGCCGCGCTCCTGCGACCCCTTCCGGAGGCGATCAGTCCCTCGGCCACTCATGGAAGGATCGCGGGGGGGACCTTCCATCAGGGGATCGATCTTTTGACCGGCGGGAGGGAACTGCCGGTTGCCGCGGCGTCGGACGGCGAGATCGTGCGTGCGCGGATCGGCGCATCCGGCCATGGGAAGGCCGTGCACCTGCTTCTTCCTGACGGGCGAGAGATCCTCTATGGCCATCTGTCCTCCTTCATGCCGGCTTTGGAGGAGTCCTGCCGCGCGATGCAGTGGAGGTCGGGACGCATGGAGATTGACTGGAGGCCGCCGGCAACCGCCTTCACCGTGCGCCGCGGAGAGTGGATCGGGCGGACGGGCCGGACCGCCGACGGCCGTTCGCTCTTGCATGTCGAGATGCGTCTGGGCGGCTCTCTGGTCGACCCGCTGCGCCACGGCTTTGCCTGGCCGGACACCTCACGGCCGCGCATCGGCGCGATCCGCTTCGTCCCGCTGGGACCCGACGCCCGGGTGGACGGGAGCCTGCGCGCCAAGTCGATCCAGCCTGCCGACGGGAGACGGTCGCTTCTGCCGGCGACCTCTCTCTGGGGGCCCATCGGAATCGAGTGCGAGAGCTGGGACGAGATCTCGGGACAGCGCACGCTGCCCGCCGCCGTTCTGTTGGATCTGGACGGCGCGCATCGCTTCACTCGGGACCTTGAAACCGAGATCGGCGAGATCGCCTGGATCTCCGAGCCGCCCGAGCCGGGCCCTTTCAGCGCGAGCGTTCAGCGGCTCTATGAAGAGGGGCGGGATCGACGCGGATGGCTGCAATGCGGAACGGAGCTGCCGGCCGGAGATCACGGGATTCGAGTCATCTGCCGCGATGCCCTGGGGAATGCCGATACTGCGGCCGTGGGGGTGAGGGTTCAGCCGAATCCGCGCGTCGACGAGTGGATGGCCCGTCCCCTGAGCAGGGGAGGGTGGGACATCGCCGTTCATCTGCGGACCCACGGGGGCGAAGACCTCGAGCGAACCAGATTGTGGGTTGATCTGACCGAGGATGGGCTTCGCTTCCCCATAAGGACGCTCCTCGGCCACATCGGTTCAGGGTGGTATCTGGGAGAGCTCTCAGCCGTGATCCCATCGGGAGCGATCGGACTGCGGGTGCGCGTGCACACTCCCGGTGGACTCGAAGTCTGGGGTCCCCCCCTGAGCCTTGCGCCCAGCGGGCTCTGCGCGACGGGCGCCGTGGGTCCGCCGGAGATCTCCGTCGCGCCGCGGTGGCTCATGGCGAGCTTCCGCGACGCTTGCCTTTCCTATCGCGAGCCGGAGGCGGCCCTCCTCCTGCCTGGGCTGGTCGTGCCCTGCGCGCTCCTTGACGTCCCCGATCTCGGAGAAGCGGCTGTGTGGCGATTCGCCGGTGAAGGGCCCGCGACTGCGGGAGGGATCTCTCCGCGCTTCGTGCTGCGCGTCGAGGACGACACGCTGGAGTGGCGGCTTCCCGGCGTCGTCGCCGCGAACGACTGGGACGATCTTCTCTGGAGGAGCCCGGACGGCGCGTTCACCATGGAGGCCCATGCCGGCACCTTCCTCGGACCCGTCTGGCTGCAGTGGAAGGACGGCGAACCGGAGGAGGAAGGAGCGCGCCCGATCAAGGAGGCCATGCGCGGGCTTCCCCCCTCGGAAGAGCGGGAAACGCTCGCCCCGCGCAGCCGCCGACACGCGATCGAGCCGCGGGGGATCGATCTTGGCGGCCCCTTCCGGTTGAACCTGCGTCCGACCCTCCCGCCGGCGAGCCCCGAAGAGGCCCGGCGCCTTCTGGTGTTTGGCCGGTCGGAGACCGGTGGCCCATGGGAGGTGCGCGGCGGCGTCTGGACTGGGAGCGAGGTGGCCGTGGTCGTCGATCAGCTCGAGGAGTGGATCCTCCTCGAGGATCGGACCGAGCCGTGGATCTACGCGATGGAGCCTTCGGATCTGGAGAGGCGCTCCCATCCGCTGAGCGGGATGAGCGCCCGGATCCGGGAGGACGGCTCCGGGGTTCTCCCGGGGGACGTCGAGGTTCGCCTGGATGGGCATCGCGTTCCGGCGAGCTGGAGTCCATGGTCGAGAGCCGTCTCCGTGGACCTTGCGGAGCCGCTCGCGCGCGGTCAACATCGATGGGACGTGCAGGTTACGGATCGTGCCGGCAACCGTGCCCGGCGATCCGCGGCCTTTGTGGTGATCGCGGAACCGTAGCCCGGAGGAGCGATGGAGACGGGGTGGCTCGACTTTGAGAAGCCGATCATTGAGCTCGAGCAGAAGATCGAGGATCTCAAGACGGTGTCGGACAAGGGGGATGCGGAGACATCGGATGAGCTGCGCCGCCTCGAGGCCGAGGCGGCGCGTCTCCGCGCGGAGACATACGCGAGCCTGACCCCCTGGCAGAAGGTCCAGATGGCGAGGCATCCGCGGCGTCCTTACACGCTGGACTACATCCAGCGGCTGTTCGGCGAGTTCGTCGAGCTGCACGGGGATCGCCGCTTCGCCGACGATCGCGCCATTGTGGGCGGGATCGCCCGCTTCGAGGGACGCCCCGTGATGGTGGTCGGACACCAGAAAGGGCGGACCACGAAGGAGAATCTCGTCCGCAACTTCGGGATGCCGCACCCGGAGGGATACCGCAAGGCGCTGCGGCTGATGCGCCTCGCGGAGAAGTTCGGCAATCCCGTCGTCTGCTTGGTGGACACGCCGGGCGCCTATCCAGGCGTTGGCGCGGAGGAGCGAGGTCAAGGAGAGGCGATCGCGAGGAACATCCTCGAGATGGCGGTCATCCGCGTGCCGATCGTTGTCGTCGTGATCGGCGAAGGCGGCTCGGGAGGGGCCCTTGCCCTCGCCGTGGGAGATGAGGTGCTGATGCTCGAGAACGCGATCTACTCGGTGATATCGCCCGAGGGGTGCGCGGCGATCCTCTGGAAGGATCAGGCCAAGGCCAAGGAGGCGGCGGAGGCGTTGCGCCTGACCGCGCGGGACCTTGCCTCTCTCGATGTCGTGACTCGGATCGTCCCGGAGCCTCTCGGCGGCGCCCACCGAGATCTCGAGGCGATGTGCGAGACGCTGCGGGGCGAGCTGAGGCGGAGCCTCGGCAGACTGTCCTCGCTGGCCCCGGACGAGATGATCAAACATCGGCAGGCCGCCTACAGGCGCATGGGGGTCTTCGCCGAAACGAGCTGACCCCTTCTCTTCGCCCCGAACGAGGAGGGCGCGTTGACCTTGAGGGGCGTGGTTGCTAGGTTGAGTTCGAGCCGCGCTTGCGGCCGGGAGAGGAGACGGGATGCTCGCGAAGGAACTGCTGGACATTCTTGCCTGCCCGAAGTGCAAGGGGGCGCTCGAGTACGACACAGGCCGCCAAAGGCTCCACTGCCACGCCTGTCGGCTCTCTTACCCGATCCAGGACGACATCCCGATCATGCTGATCGACGAGGCGGAGCCCTTCGACTCCGGCACGGCGGGGGCGGCGGGAGATGCCTGAGGCAACGCTCAGGACTCCGCTCGCCTTGCGGCAAGCGCCGGCCCTGACGGCCGCCCTCGCCCTCCTTACGGCCGGCCCGGCCGGCGCCTTCGAAGGCGTCGATGATCTAGCGTGCCCGATGGGGGAGTGTGCCTTTGTCCTGCGGGTGGATCCGCCCGCGCTGCGAGTAGTGAGCGACGACGGCGGTCCCCCTCGGGTCGAAGCGGACGGTTTCGTCTCGTCCGGAACGGGCTGGCTCCTTCCGGCCCGTTCGTTCTGGGTTGGCATTCCGCGGGAGGGGAGCGTCGCGATCGACGTGGCCCCGCTGCGGCGCCAGGCGGTCGAGATCCCGGGCGGGTTGCCTCCGCCCGCCATCGCCGCGCTCCCTGAGGCGTCGGTTTCCCTGGGGGATCCGACGTGGATGCGCAACCAGCGGGTCGTCCCCGTGGTCTGGACTCCGCTCGTGAGGAGCGCGGCCGGCGTCGCGTGGGAAGGAGATGTCCGGGTGCGCCTTCGATTCCTGGGAGCCGGCGGAGAAGACCGGGCTGAGCCTGGGGACGCGTGGGAGGGAATCTACCGAGATCATCTCTTGAACTACGAGCAGGCCCGCGGCTGGCGCCGCGCCGATGCGCCGCGGCCGCGCCCGCGAGGCGACTTCTTCTCGACCACCTCGAATCCCTGGTTTCGGATCGAGGTCACGGCGGCGGGGCTGTACGCGATCGAGGGGAACGCCCTGCAGGGCGCGGGCCTTTCCGATCTGGGTGCCGTCGATCCGTCCCGCGTTCGCCTCTTCACGGGAAGGGGCGTGAGTCTGCCCGAGGCGAAGTCGGTCCTGGAGGTTCCGGCCTGGCTGGACGAGATCGCAGTCCTCGTCGAAGGGGGGGAGGATGGCGTGTTCGACCCGCAGGATCGCATCCTCTTCTGCGGGCTCGGTCCCGACGGCTGGTATGCCGACTACGGATTGGAGGATCGCCCTTACGAGCGGTATCGCAGCGACGAGTTCTCGAACGTCAACACCTATTGGCTCTCCTGGGGGGAGTTCAGCGGCGCCCCCCGGCGCTGGCTGACGGAGGACGGCTCGAGCCACCCGTCGCAGCTTGCGACACAGGGGACGCATCGAATCCACTTCGAGCAGAACGAGATCTGGGATCCCCAGCCCAGCGAGCTGCTGGTTCGCGGCATTCCCTATCCGGAGACGCTGCCCGCTTGGGAGAAGTGGCACTGGCTGCGGCTGATCGCGACCGCGGGCGGCGGGCGCTCGCGGGTCCGCTTCCGTCTCGACGACCCGGCGGCCGGAACCAGCGCGCGGCTGCTCGCCCGCTTCTGGGGCGCGAGCTGGGACTACTCGACCAATCTGCGCGACCACTATGCGCGGATCGTGGTCGGCGCCGACTCCAGCGAGGTGGCATGGGACGATAGGTTTCATCAAGATCTGACCCTCGATGGGCTCGATCTCGGCGCCGGGGAACGCGACCTGTTCCTCATCGCCCCATACAAGGAGGATCAGAACCCGCAGGTGGTGCGGCAGGATCGGTCCTATCTGAGCTGGTTCGAGATCGACTACACGCGTCGCCTGCATGCGCGAGGCGACAGCCTCGACTTCCGTGTCGCGGCGGGGAGCGGGCGAGTCGGCTTTGAGATCTCGGGAGTTTCCGACACAAGTCGCGCGACTCTCCTCGATGTGACCGACCCGCTTCAGGCGACGCGGATCCTCCCGCGGTTCGTATCCGACGCGACGGCCTACCGGCTCAGGTGGGGCATGGACGCCGACGCCCAACGGGAGCGGCACATCGCCCTCGTGGACCTGGCTCGCGCCCGCGCTCCGTCGATCGAGCTCGACTCGGCTCCAATCGGTGGATACCTCCGGGAGCGGGTCGAGCCTGTCGACTACATCCTGATCGCCCACGCATCCCAGATGGAGTCGGCCGGTTCCCTGGCGGCGTGGCGCGAAGTGAACGCTCCCACCGAAGAGGGATTCCGCGTGGCCGTCGTCGATGTGCAGGACATCTACGACGAGTTCTCGGCGGGGAGGATCGACCCGACGGCGATTCGCAACTTCCTGCACCATGCCTATCTGAGCTGGAACGGCGGCGATCCGGTCGACTCTCCCTCCTACGTCCTGCTCCTTGGAGACGCCGCCTACGACTTCCGCAACCGCCTGGAGCAGGGAGTCATCCTGACGGTCCCGAGCTATGAGGGATACTTCGACCCCAACCTGCGCCGCTCGATCTACTCGGCTCAGTTCGCCTCGGATGACTGGTTCGTTCTCTTCGATCCCCACCCCGACCCGACGCCGGAGATGATCATCGGCCGTCTTCCCGCCGACACGCCTCTCACGGCATCGAATCTGGTCGCGAAGGTGCGCTCGTACGAGACCGGCCAGGATCCGGGGGCCTGGCGGCAGCGATTCACTCTCGTCGCGGACGATGTCTGCCAGGGGCTGCAGTGCGACTACCCGCTCGTCTTCACGCACATGAACCAGACGGAGGGCTTGGCCGACGCGACACTGCCGACGGCCCTGGAGCGCGACCGGATCTACCTGTACGAGTACGGTTCCGAGTGCATCTACGACCGAAAGCCCGCCGCGGCGAGCGCCCTTCGCAGGAGCATCGACAACGGGACGCTGGTCGTGAACTACACCGGCCACGGCAGCGATGTCCAGCTGGCGGACGAGAAGATCCTGGAGATCCCAGGAGTCAGCAGCATGGCCAATGCCGACCGCCTCTTCTTCTTCCTCACGGCATCCTGCTCGGTGGGCAAGTTCAACATGGCCGGGGATGGGCTGGGCGAGGCCCTGATCAAGCAGCCGGGGGGAGGGGCGATCGGCGTCCTCTCCGCGACCT includes these proteins:
- a CDS encoding acetyl-CoA carboxylase carboxyltransferase subunit alpha; this translates as METGWLDFEKPIIELEQKIEDLKTVSDKGDAETSDELRRLEAEAARLRAETYASLTPWQKVQMARHPRRPYTLDYIQRLFGEFVELHGDRRFADDRAIVGGIARFEGRPVMVVGHQKGRTTKENLVRNFGMPHPEGYRKALRLMRLAEKFGNPVVCLVDTPGAYPGVGAEERGQGEAIARNILEMAVIRVPIVVVVIGEGGSGGALALAVGDEVLMLENAIYSVISPEGCAAILWKDQAKAKEAAEALRLTARDLASLDVVTRIVPEPLGGAHRDLEAMCETLRGELRRSLGRLSSLAPDEMIKHRQAAYRRMGVFAETS
- a CDS encoding Trm112 family protein, with translation MLAKELLDILACPKCKGALEYDTGRQRLHCHACRLSYPIQDDIPIMLIDEAEPFDSGTAGAAGDA